AGCGCCTTCCTGGAAGGCCAAGGCCTGGAGCCCCGCCATGTTGCGCTGGATCCGGAGGGCGTGCTCGGCGTCCTGACCGGCGCTCCGGCTCTGCCGACGACGCTCTTCATCGCGGCCGACGGAACCGTGCGCCAGACCCATGTGGGCGAGATCTCGCGCGTTCAGCTCGATATCGCGATCCGCGCGCTGTCGCGGGCAGAAGAAGCGCTTCGCCCAGCGCGCAGGTTGGAGCGCGCAGCCGTCGGCTCCTCGCCCAGCGCGGCTGCAAGAAGGACGGCACTGCGCCACCGTCAGGTGCGCACCCGCCCGGCTGCCCACAAGCGAGACAGGACATAGTCCTTGCTCGCCGCCTCACGCTTGGTGGATGATACCTTACTTGCGCGCCGCCTCGCCTGCCCGCGCGAGGCGACCGTAGGCCGGGGGCCGGGGGCCGGGACGAGGCTTCTTCAGGCTCACTTGGGTAGTAAGGGTAGCCAGATGACAGTTGAGAATACGATGATCGTGATCTGCCCGGCCTGCGCGACGGCAAACCGGGTGCCGAAAGACAAGGTTCGGGCGAGCGGCAAATGCGGCCGATGCGGCTCGCTGTTGTTCCTGAAGGAGCCCGTGGTTCTTACCGCAGCCAACTTCGATGCTCACGCCGCGAAGAGCGACGTCCCGCTGCTCGTCGATTTCTGGGCGGCGTGGTGCGGCCCCTGCCGGCAGATGGCGCCCGCTTTTAGTGCCGCCGCCGGCCTGCTCGAACCCGATGTGCGGCTCGGCAAATTGGATACGCAGGCCGAACAGGCTGTTGCCGACCGCTACGACATCCGGTCTATCCCGACGCTGATGCTGTTCGCCAAGGGACGCGAGATTGCTCGCCAGTCCGGCGCGATGCCGAGCACCGCGATTGTCGCCTGGGTGAGGAAGGCTCTCCCTGGGTAGGATGATGCAGCGGACAGCTGCGAGGCGGCGGCGGGGATCCTTAGCGCGCCGCCGCCGGCGGCGTTCTGACGAATGATCAAGCGGCGGCTGCGTCCTGTGCCAATTGCCCGATTACGCGCGAGAGCTTGTCACGAACTGTCTGCGCAGCCCTCATCAAGGCGGGATTATCGATGGCCTGCATCGAGGCTACCGGGTCAATGGCAGCCACTTCGACATCACCCGAGCCTGACTCCTGAACGATAACATTGCAGGGCAGCATCAGTCCGACCTTGTCTTCCAATTGCAAGCTCCCAGGATCGTGTATGGCCGGAATTCGACATCGATCTTGATTTAAGGGTCTGTTGGATATCGATCCGGCTGATCACGCCGAAACCTTCGGTCTTGAGCGCCGCCATCGGTGCGGGCGATGGCATCCTCGAACGGAGCACTGAGCCTGGCCGCGATATAATAGGTCATCGTTCATCCTTTCGTGCCTGGCCGCCGGTCTGTTCAATGGCCCAGCGCGCGCGCAAGGGGCGGCGACCGAACCGGTCAACTGGCCGCATGCGTGGTGATAACAGGCGTACCCTCGAGGGTGCGTTGCACCGGGCAGCGGGCCGCCACGGCGATAAGCTTTTGGCGTTGCTCCTCGGACAGGTCTTTGCCGGAAATCCGGATCGTCTTGGCGAAATGATCGGCTTTTGCCGACGTACCCTCGAGCCCGCCCTTGGCATGGGTGAGGATCACTTCCACACGTTCGAGCGGCCAGTTCTGTTGACGCGCATACCAGCGCACCGTCATGGCCGTGCACTCTCCCAAGGCGGCCAGCAGGAGATCATAGGGCGCCGGCCCCAGGTTGCTGCCTCCCTGGGCAACAGGCTCGTCGCCGGTGAGGTGATGGCCCGACACCTCGATACGGACGGCGAAGGCACTTTCACCCGTTTCGATGATGTGGGCAGAGGTCGTGTCCTTGTTCAATCAAGCTCTCCTGTTCGCCGCCTGTGGCCCTATCTAGCAAGCCCGCCCCATTCACTGCGCCGCGATGGACGCGCGGCGGCCGTCAGCGGCGATGCCGGCAACCCTGTGTGCGTCCCCTTTGGCACGGCAGCGCGGTGAAGCCCGCGATCCGCAGGCTGACTGGTTCGACCCCGTTCGACCTGCCGCGCTCTTGGGGACAGGCGGAGCGTCTTTTCGACAGTTGCACCCTGTGTCATCGCGTAAAGGCGAAGCTGCGCGCGAGAGGATGGGCACGCCCTCGCGTCCTGTCATATCAATCCCCGGGCGAGCCACAGATCAGGCAGACGCTGCGTGTCATCGTGACGATCGGCACTGACGACAGCAGCGTCAAAAGCCGCATTTTGCGAAAGCCATATCTGGCCCCCCAGGGCTCCGACAAGATGCGAGCGCTCAAGCGCATCCATGACCGGCCCCTTCACTTCCGACAGGTGCAGACTCACGCCCGCGTCGGCAAGGCGGTGATTGATGGCCTCGAGGCTCTCGAGCGCCGAGGCATCGATCGCATTCACCGCAGAGCACATCAAGATGAGGTGCTTGAGCTGGGGGTGATCGGCAACCTGCTCGAGGACAAACTCCTCCAGCCAGCGCGCATTGAGATAGGTCAGGCTCTCGTCGATTCGGATGGTCAGTACCCTGGGATCGGTGAACACCTTGTGGCGCTTGACGTTGCGAAAGTGCTCCGTCTCCGGCACCCGGCCGACGACCGCCGCATGGGGCCGCGATGCGCGCCAAACGAACAGGGCGAGACTGAGGCCGACACCCGCGATGACCCCGGCCTCGACCCCGGCCAGCAGCGTGACGAGGATGGTGGCCATCATCGCCGCGAAGTCGGTGCGCGAATAGCGCCAGATTTCAACCGGCTTTCGCAAGTCGACGAGGCTGAGCACTGCGACGATGATCGTTGCCGCCAGCGTCGCGACGGGAAGCGACGCCAGTAGCGGCGTCAGGAACAGAGCGGCTACGAGGATTCCGCCAGCGGTGAACACGCCGGCGGCCGGCGTTTCCGCGCCTGCATCGAAGTTGACGACCGAGCGGGCAAAGCCGCCGGTAACCGGATACCCGCCGGTGAAGGCCGCCGCCACGTTGGCCGAGCCCAAGCCGATCAGCTCCTGATCGGGATCGATCCTCTGGCGCTTCTTGGCGGCCAGGGTCTGGGCGACGGAAACGCTTTCCACGAAACCGATAACCGACAGCAGGAGCGCGGGAACCGCCAATTGTCGCCATAGTTCGGCATCGAACAGCGGCAAGGTGAACGGTGGCAGGCTTTGCGGGATGTCACCCACGACCTTCACCCCCTGCGCCTCCAGGCCGAGAAAGACCACGGCCAGGGTCGAAACCGCCACCGCGGCGATCGGTCCAGCCTTGGCCAAGAGGTCTGCGGGTCGAGGAGCCAGACCCGCGCGCACTAGCAGCGGCTTCAGCCCCTTGCGCACCCAGAACAGGAAAGCGGTTGCGGCAACACCGATCGCGAGCGTGGGCAGATGCGTCGTGGGCAGGGCGCGGACCAGGGTTCCGATCAGCTCGGGTAGCGTTTCGCCGGAAGCCCTGACGCCGAGGATCGATTTCAACTGGCTGACGGCGATGATGATGCCGCTCGCGGTGATGAACCCCGACACCACCGGATGCGAGAGCAGGTTGGCAAGGAAACCGAGCCGCAGCACGCCCATCAGGAGCAGGATCAGGCCCGAAAGCAACGCCAGAACGAGCGCCGCGGCGATGAACTCCGCGCTGCCGGGCGCAGCGACGCTTCCTGCGGCCGTCAACGTCATCAGCGAGATCACCGCCACCGGACCTACCGCCAAGGCGCGGCTGGTGCCGAAGATCGCGTAAGCAACCAGCGGCGCGATCGACGCGTAAAGGCCGATCTCGGGCGGAAGGCCGGCGAGCATCGCGTAGGCGAGGCTCTGAGGAATGAGCATGACGGTGACGATCGCCGCCGCGACGAGATCGTTGGTCAGCGTCCCGCGGTCATATTGCCCGGCCCAGCCGAGGATGGGGAGATAGCGGGAGAACGAAGACATCTCAGGTGCTGGTCAGGTGCGGCTTGACCATCCACTCCCGGCCCTTGAGCATACCGTGCCAGTAAACGGGCGGCAGGATCGTATCCTTGAGCAGCCAGGCAAGGCGCGAGGGGCGAGTGCCGTCGATCAGCCAGGCGGGGAAACTGGGCAGGAGCTTGCCACCATAGCCAAACTCGGCGAGCACGATCTTGCCCTTCTCGACGGTGAGCGGACAGCTGCCGTAGCCGTCGTAATCGGCGACGGGCTCCCGGCCCTCGAGTGCAGCCAAGGCGTTCACTGCCACCACCGGTGCCTGCTTGCGAACAGCCGCCGCGGTCTTCGCGTTCGAGGCGGAGCAGGCGTCGCCGAGGGCAAAGACGTTGGGGTAGCGGGGATGGCGCAGCGTGGCTTCGTCCACCTCGACGAAGCCGGAGGGCGCCGCGAGAGAACTGGACCGGACGAAATCGGGTGCGGTCTGCGGCGGCACCACGTGGATCATGTCGAACCGCTCCTCCACGCGCTTGAGCTCGTTGCCGCGCTTCTGCTCAAAGGTGGCGACTTTCGCCGGCCCATCGATGGCGACGAGCCGTGACTCGAGGTTCAGATGAGCGCCGTAGCGCTCGACGTATTCGATCAGCGCCGGAACATAAGCCGCAACGCCAAAGAGCACGGCACCCGCGGTGTGGAACTGAACGTCGATGTCCTTGAGAACTCCGGCGGGCTCCCAGATGCTGCACGACAGGTACATCGCCTTCTGCGGCGCGCCGGCGCACTTGATCGGCATAACCGGCTGGGTGAACAATGCCCGCCCCCCTTTGAGTTCCTTCACCAGACGGCGAGTATAAGGCGCGAACTCGTAGCTGTAGTTCGAAGTGACGCCGTTGCGGCCGAGAGTGTCCCGCAGCCCTGGGATGGCATCCCAGTCGAGCTTGATCCCCGGACAGACAATCAGCACGCGGTAGGACACGCTGCCGCCGTCACACAGCAGCACCTTGTTTTCGTCGGGCGCGAACCCGCTGGCGGACGCCTTGATCCAGTTCGCGCCTTGCGGAATCACCCGTGCCTCAGCGCGCCGGGTGAACTCACGGGTGAAAATGCCGGCACCCACCATCGTCCAGCCCGGCTGGTAGTAGTGCACCTCGCTCGGCTCGACGATCGCCAGGCTGAGCTTGGGGTTACGCTTGAGAATGCTGGCCGCGGTAGCGATCCCAGCGCTGCCTCCGCCGACGATGACGATATCGTAGCTGCCGCAGTCGGGACCGTGCGGGGCCAGTGCACCCGCCATTTCTGCCAGCGTTTTAGAACGCGCGCCCGAGCGGCAGTATGCCAGGACCGGCCCCGGCAGCTCGTCCAGAGCCCGCTTCATGGCGAGCCCATCCTGATCGGTGATGGAGCCGGACACTGCCGGAACGTGCGCAAAGCCAAGGCCGGCACCCCTCGCCGCCGCGCCGATGTCTTCGGCGGTGGGTTGTCCTTGTTCCTCCCCGTCGGGGCGGTTGCAGATGATCGAGCGAAAGCCGGCGGCCGCGATCTCCGCAACCTCTTCCGCGCGGATCTGGGGGGAAGTACTTAGGCGGTGACTCAGGTTGGTGAACCCCATGACTTCTTACTCCTGAACCGTTTGGCGACGCCGTGGCATGAGGCTGACGAACTGCTGAACGGCCATGCCCGCGAGCATCGCGAGGACGAACGGCAGGACGCTAAGAGGTGAAAGAGCCAGCGAAGCGACCGCCGGACCCGGGCAAAGGCCAGCAATGCCCCAGCCGATGCCAAACAGGATCGATCCGGAGATCAGGCGTACGTCGAGATCGTTGCGGTCCGGCAGAGAAAACCGTTCGGCAAAGGCCGGTGTGCCCATCCGCTGGCGAATTCGCCAGGCCACCGCCATGACCAGCACGGCGGCGCCCATGACGAAGACCAGAGTCGGGTCCCATGCGCCGAAGACGTCGAGGAACCCCCGCACCCGGGCGGGATCGGTCATTCCCGAAACAGTCAGGCCGGCGCCGAACAGCGTGCCCGAGACGAGCGGCGGGAGAAGTTTCCTGGCTAGCGACATGTCAGCCTCCGATCCGGGACTGGATGAACACGGTCACGATCCCGGCCGCGATGAATGAGGCGGTCGCCAAGATCGAGCGCTGCGAAAGCCGGCTGACGCCGCACACGCCGTGGCCGCTCGTGCAGCCACTGCCCATGCGCGTGCCGAATCCGACGAGAAGGCCGGCCGCCACCAGCACCGGCCAGCTAGCGAAGCTGGCGGGCTCCCGGTCGACTGTCAGAGCAGCCAAGAGGGCCCCGAGCGGGAGGCCGACGAGGAACCCCCAGGCGCTGGTCATCGACATATCGCCGGAGGCGATCCGGGTGCCCCGGGCCACTATGCCGGAGACCCCGGCGATACGGCCCGAGCCGAGCAACATGAGCGCCGCGGCCAGGCCGATCAGAACCCCGCCCAACGCGCCTTGCAGCGGCTGGGCATCGGGAAAGCCGGGCAGCATCATAGCGCGTTCACCGGCAGCTTGAGATAGGACAGGCCATTGTCCTCCGGCGGAGGCATATGCCCGCCGCGCATGTTGACCTGGATCGAGGGCAGGATGAGCCGCGGCATTTCCAGCGTCGCATCGCGCTGCTTGCGCATCGCGACGAACTCGGCCTCGGTAACGCCCTCATGGAGATGAACATTGGCGGTGCGCTGTGCGAGCATCGATGTTTCCCAAACGTAGTGATCGCGGTTGGGGGCCTTGTAGTCGTGGCAGAGAAACACGCGGGTCTCGTCCGGGAGACGCATCAGGCGCCTGACCGAGCGGTATAGGGTGGCGGCATCGCCGCCCGGGAAGTCCGCACGTGCCGAGCCGTAGTCGGGCATGAACATGGTGTCGCCGATGAATGCCGCGTCTCCCACGACATAGGCCAGGTCGGCAGGCGTGTGCCCTGGCACGTGCAGGGCGATAAGCGGGATCTCTCCCACCATCAGCTCTTCGCCATCGGCGACCAGCCGGTCGAACTGCGAGCCGTCGCGCGCGAATTCGGTGCCCTCGTTGAAAATCTTGCTGAACACGCCTTGGACGGTGACGATCTCCCGGCCAATGGCGAGCTTGCCGCCGAGCTTCTGCTGGAGGTAGGGAGCGGCGGACAGATGATCGGCATGGGCGTGGGTCTCGAGGATCCAGTCAACCGTGAGGCGCCGCTCCTGGACATAGGCAGCAATCCCGTCGGCAGACTCGAAGCTCGTCCTTCCGGAGGGCTGATCGAAGTCCCACACGCTGTCCACGATCGCCGCCCGCTTCGCCACGGGGTCGCTGATCACATAGCTCGCTGTGAAGGTCGGCTCGTGGAAGAACGCTTTTACCTGCGGTGCGCGAAGTTCTCCGGCCAGCACGCGCCGGACTTGCGCCGCCGCCTGCTCGATCCCGGTGTCGTCGGTCATTGGTCGTCTCCGATGGGTTGGGCTTTGGCCGGCCCTCGGCCCAGCTCCGGGCAGAAAATATCGTGAAGCAGCGCGAGTATCCGCCGGGCGCGCGGATCGCATATCCGGTAATATACGGTCTGGGCTTTCTTGCGGGTCGCCACGAGTCCCTCTTCGCGTAACTTGGCAAGGTGTTGCGACAGCGCCGACTGGCTGAGTCCAATCCGCTCGACCAGCGCGCCCACCGGCAGCTCTCCCCTTTCCGCCAGATGGCACAGCACGAGCAGGCGGCTCTCGTTAGAAAGCATACGGAGCAGCGCGGCGGCTTGCGCCGCCTGCTCCCCGAATGGGGCTAAGGGAGATAATTTCACAGGCCGTTCCATAAGCTCTATCTAATGTAGAATAGTCTAAACTAAATGCAAGTCCCCGAGCGGGACTTGGCTTCCGCCAGGGCAGATGCTGGCCAGAACTGCTCGACGACGAATGCGAAGGGCCGCTTGAAACCCGATATCGACAAGACCACACATCGGTCGAGTGCAGCCCCGATGCCCCACAACACTAGAGACGTACCCCTATTTATCCCACAGTTTTGTATTTTTAGAAAATGTGGGATAAAAGGTGGCAATGCATCAGATCCGTCCCTTCTCCGACGAACAATCCCGGCTGCTCGTCAATCTGCGCCAGCGCTACGAGGTGTGGATGGCCGCCGAGCAGGAGCTCGCCGCCCTGCCCTACGATCTACGGCGCAAGACCGTCTCGGGGTCGGTCTATCTCTACGAAATCCGGGATCGCAGCGGCAACGGCAAGAGCCTCGGGCCGATGAACGCGGCGCGCGAAGCCGTGTTTCGCGACTATCATGCGCGCAAGGATGCGCTGCAAGCACAGATAAAGGACCTGCGCGCTGCCCTGGCTGAAAGCGCGGCGCTCTACCGCGCCTTGCGCCTGCCGATGCTCTCCAGCGACGCAGGGCCAATCCTGCGCGAGTGCGACCGGCGGCATCTCCTAGGGTCGCACCTGCTCGTCGTCGGCACCAATGCCGTTGCTGCTTACATGATCGAGGCCAATGGTACGATCACCCTGCCCGACGAGACCGAGGATTTCGACCTCGCCTGGATCGCGCAGGCCCCTGGCGATGCCGGCCACCGGGTCTGGGACATGCTCAAGGCGGTCGATCCCACCTTCACGATCAACAGCGAACGCGATTTCCAGGCGCGCAATGCCAAAGCCTATGAGGTCGAACTGCTCGTCGCGCCCTCGCGCGCGGGCACCCTGGAAACGCAGGACCGGCCACGGCCAGTCCCCCTGCCCGAACAGGAATGGTTGTTGCTCGGCCGGCCGGTAGACCAGGTGATAGGCTGCCGCGACGGGTCCCCTGCCCGCATCGTCGCGCCCGACCCCCGCTGGTTCGCGCTCCACAAGCTGTGGATGTCCGCCCAGCCCAAGCGCAATCCGCAAAAACGCCCGAAGGATCGCAAACAGGGGCTGGCTTTGCTCGGTGCCATAGCTGCGAACATGCCACAGTATCCGCTCGAGCAAACCTTCGAAGACCAGCTTCCCGAAGATCTGCGACCTTTCCTGGAAATGTGGAAAAATGGTGCTCCGTCATCGGCCAAGCCAGCCTGGTAGCTCTGCTAAACGATCTACCGAGCGGGGCAGCATACCCCTTCGCTGCGATTGCGTCCGTCTCGCTTGACCCAGCGGTGGCTTTCCGCGCGGCTCCGCACCCGAGGTTGACGGACTTTCCCCCCGGCTTGTGTCCTCCTTAGAGGTCGGCCTTTTCCCAGCGCCCCGCACCGGCTCTTTCCGGCCCAAAGTACCATGCCTTCACAATCTCGGTTGCCACGATGTAACCCAAAACGATCGCGGCGATCACCGCCAACTCCGGCATGGAGAGGGGCACAAAGCCAAAGATCGAGGTTGGTGCCCCCAGGAATGGGACGGCGAATGTCGCGGCCACTACCGCAATCGTCGACCACAATAGCAACTTGCTCGGTGTGCTGCGGAACACGGGCCTGTGGGTTCGCAGGACGAGCACGACGGCGAGTTCCGTCAACAGCGAAATCATGAACCAGGATGTCTGGAAAGTCGCTTCGTTCGCGTGAAAGACGCGCAAGAGAAGGCCGAACGTCAGGATGTCGAACACCGAACTGACCAGCCCGAAGACCATCATGAACTTGCGGATTTCCGCGACATTCCAGCGCTGCGGCCGGGTGACGCGCTCCGCATCGACATTGTCGCTCGAAATCGCGATCGAGGGAACATCGGAGAGAAAATTGTTCAGCAGGATCTGCTTGGCTGCGAGCGGCAGGAACGGCAGGAACGGGGTTACCAGCGCCATGCTGATCATATTGCCGAAGTTGGCGCTGGTTGTGATGGCGATGTATTTGAGCGTATTGGCAAATGTCCTCCTGCCATCCTCGACGCCCGAACGCAGCACATCGAGGTCGCGGCTCAGCAGGATGATGTCGGCGCTTTCACGGGCGACATCGACGGCTTCCTCGACCGAAATGCCGACGTCGGCCGCATGGAGCGCCGGCGCATCGTTGATGCCGTCGCCCAGATAGCCAACCGAATGGCCGGTGCGCTGCAGCGCCCGGACAATCCGCTCCTTCTGCTGGGGGTCGATCTCGACGAACAGGTCGGTCCGGGGTGCAAGGTGCCACAGCGCCTCGTCCTTGAGCCTGCCCAGTTCCTCGCCGGTCAGCATCGCGTTCGCATCCAGCCCGACGGCTTGCGCGAGATGAGCCGTGACATGGCGATTGTCGCCGCTGATTACCTTTATGCGAATGCCGAGCCGACTGAGGTCCTGGATCGCGCGTGCGGCATCGGCCTTGGGCGGATCGAGAAAGATCAGAAATCCTCGAAAGACCATGTCGCGCTCGTCGTCGCGCGCATAGTCTGCCTTGATGGAGACCTTGCGGGTGGCGACGGCCAGGACCCGAAAGCCCTCGGCCCCCTTGGCCTCGAACACGGCCTCCAGACGCGCGCGTGCCGGAGCATCGAGCGGAACCGCGGTGCCACCGCGGTCGAATGCCGTGCAGATGGCGAGGACGTTGGCAAAAGCGCCCTTGGTCACGAAGAGATGCTGCGCGGGCCCGGCGTCCTCAGCCACGACGATGGTCAGCATGCGGCGCATGAAGTCGTAGGGAATTTCATCGATCTTGGTGAAGCCATGCTTCGTCAGCCCGGCGCTCTCGCCGGCCGCGATAATGGCGGCATCGAGCGGGTTCTCGATGCCGGTCTCGAGGGCTGCATTGAGAAAAGCAAGGTGTCGGACCTCGTCCGAAGCCTGGCCTTCGGCATCCAGCACCTGGCTCAGAACGAGCTCTCCTTCGGTCAACGTGCCCGTCTTGTCGGTGCACAGGATGTTCATGCTGCCCAGATTCTCGATCGCCTCGAGCCGGCGCACGATGACACCCCGCTTGCTCATGGCCCGGGCGCCCGCGGACAGCGTCACGCTGATGATGGCCGGAAGCAGTTCGGGCGACAGTCCCACCGCCAGCGCCACGGCAAACAGCAGCGACTCGATTACCGGGCGCTGGAGCAACAGGTTCACGGTCAGCACGAACAGCACGATGACGACCATGATCCGGACCAGCAGATAGCCGAACTGCCTCACCCCGCGCGCGAAGTCGGTTTCGGGCGGTCGCGCCCTCAGCCGCGCGGCGATGGCGCCGAACTCGGTCTCGCGCCCGGTCCTGGCCACGAGCACCTTCGCCGTGCCGCTGCGGACCGAAGCGCCCAGGAACACGCAATTCGTGCGCTTCGTGATCGGCGCGTCCGCCGCGACGCGGCCGGGACGCTTTTCAACCGGAAAGGACTCGCCGGTCATGCTCGCCTCGCTGACCAGAAAGTCCGACGCCTCGATCACCAGGCCGTCAGCGGGAATGAGATTGCCGGCCGATAGCAGCACCATGTCGCCAGGCACGATCGCGCTGACAGGCACTTCACATTCCGCGCCATCGCGCAGAACCCGGGCCGTCAGCGCTAGCCGCTTCTTGAGCTCTTCGACCGCGGAGGACGCCCGATATTCCTGGAAGAAGCTGAGGAGCGAGCTGCCAAGGACAATCGCCAGGATAATGGCCGCATCCACCCATTGCTGCAGCACCAGGGATATTCCGGCGGCAAACACGAGGATGAGGACGAGCGGGCTTTCGAACTGGCGCAGGAGCAGGCGCAGGGTGCCAAGATGGGTCGTATCCTCGACGCTGTTGGGTCCGAGGCGGGCAAGCTGCGTTGCGGCTTGGCCCGGGGAGAGGCCGGTGAGGCTGCTCCCCAACGACACCGTCAACATCGACGGTTCGTCGCTCCAGTAGGGAATGTCGTTGCTTGCCCCGTCCATGCGCGCTTCCAATGCCAGCCGTTCTGATTCCGATCAGACCTTCAATTCTTCATCACGTGCCTTGCGCCCGGCTCCGCAAACCGGTCGGGCGGCCATGACTGTGGTCCCCGGCCCTGCCCGGACATGCCGCTCGCATCGTCATACGACCGTGCCGAACAGAGCGCCAATTCCCGCCGTCAGCACCATGGCAAGAGCGCCCCAGAAGGTCACGCGCAAGGTGGCCCTCCCAACCCTGGCGCCGCCGGCGCGCGCGCCGATGCCTCCGAGCAAGGCAAGGAAGGCGAGGGACGCGATCGAAACGCCCGCGACCAGAAATGCGCGCGGCATGAGCAGAACCATGACGAGGGGCATTATCGCGCCGAGGGAAAACGTCGCCGCCGAGGTCAAGGCCGCCTGTATCGGACGAGCCGCGGTGACCTCCGAGATGCCGAGTTCGTCCCGCGCGTGGGCGGCCAGTGCATCGTGTCCCATTAACTGGGCGGCGACCTGGCGTGCGAGGTCCGCCGAGACACCGCGCTCTGTGTAGATCCGGGCCAGTTCTTCGCGTTCGAGATCGGGCTGCCCGGCAAGCTCCGCGCGCTCCCGCGCCAGATCTGCCTGTTCGGTGTCCGATTGAGAGCTGACGGAGACGTACTCGCCGGCCGCCATCGACATGGCCCCCGCGACGAGGCCGGCGACGCCTGCGATCAGAACTTCGGAGGTGGCCGCCGATGCCGACGCCACGCCGACGATCAGGCTGGCGGTGGAAACG
The genomic region above belongs to Sphingobium aromaticiconvertens and contains:
- the mgtA gene encoding magnesium-translocating P-type ATPase — translated: MDGASNDIPYWSDEPSMLTVSLGSSLTGLSPGQAATQLARLGPNSVEDTTHLGTLRLLLRQFESPLVLILVFAAGISLVLQQWVDAAIILAIVLGSSLLSFFQEYRASSAVEELKKRLALTARVLRDGAECEVPVSAIVPGDMVLLSAGNLIPADGLVIEASDFLVSEASMTGESFPVEKRPGRVAADAPITKRTNCVFLGASVRSGTAKVLVARTGRETEFGAIAARLRARPPETDFARGVRQFGYLLVRIMVVIVLFVLTVNLLLQRPVIESLLFAVALAVGLSPELLPAIISVTLSAGARAMSKRGVIVRRLEAIENLGSMNILCTDKTGTLTEGELVLSQVLDAEGQASDEVRHLAFLNAALETGIENPLDAAIIAAGESAGLTKHGFTKIDEIPYDFMRRMLTIVVAEDAGPAQHLFVTKGAFANVLAICTAFDRGGTAVPLDAPARARLEAVFEAKGAEGFRVLAVATRKVSIKADYARDDERDMVFRGFLIFLDPPKADAARAIQDLSRLGIRIKVISGDNRHVTAHLAQAVGLDANAMLTGEELGRLKDEALWHLAPRTDLFVEIDPQQKERIVRALQRTGHSVGYLGDGINDAPALHAADVGISVEEAVDVARESADIILLSRDLDVLRSGVEDGRRTFANTLKYIAITTSANFGNMISMALVTPFLPFLPLAAKQILLNNFLSDVPSIAISSDNVDAERVTRPQRWNVAEIRKFMMVFGLVSSVFDILTFGLLLRVFHANEATFQTSWFMISLLTELAVVLVLRTHRPVFRSTPSKLLLWSTIAVVAATFAVPFLGAPTSIFGFVPLSMPELAVIAAIVLGYIVATEIVKAWYFGPERAGAGRWEKADL
- a CDS encoding VIT family protein gives rise to the protein MSRLRQHPESHLVSRIGWLRAAVLGANDGIVSTASLIVGVASASAATSEVLIAGVAGLVAGAMSMAAGEYVSVSSQSDTEQADLARERAELAGQPDLEREELARIYTERGVSADLARQVAAQLMGHDALAAHARDELGISEVTAARPIQAALTSAATFSLGAIMPLVMVLLMPRAFLVAGVSIASLAFLALLGGIGARAGGARVGRATLRVTFWGALAMVLTAGIGALFGTVV